In Mauremys reevesii isolate NIE-2019 linkage group 9, ASM1616193v1, whole genome shotgun sequence, the genomic stretch CATGGAGGCTTAAATACATATGATACAGATGTGTACAGACATTCCACAATGAGTAAAGGTGAGAACAAAGTGCACACAGTAACAGCTCCAAACTTTGTTCTGTTTCTGTTCTAAGGGCTCATTCTGCCCCCGTTAATAAATAACAAAATATACAGAACTAGATACAAGAAAACTAAAGATGCAGAGGAACATAAATATTGGAAACCAGGATTCACTTTGTTCAACAAAGTTGGGATTGGGCCTCCTGCAGTTCTGTTCTTCGTGGCAGGTCACTTCTCAATAGAGTTTAAACATACCAAAGTATGTGTTTCCATGATCATAGTTCACTTGAGTCGAATCCGTCACATTAACAAACACCACGTCACCTTTCCGGAGTTCAAACACTCCTCCCAGGTGAGTGGATTGTAGGGCACAGTAAACACTGGATGAGCTGTGTGTATCCTGTCCCTTCAATAAGAGCCGATCAGATTCTGATGGTAGGTTCAAATAAATAAACACTGTAAATGGCGCCCCAGGTGCTGTCTTGGTGCAGAAGCTGACCTGGGAGTAGATGTAGTAGAGCCCTTCTTTTTCCACCTTCAATTTCCCTCCTTTGTAGGATATCAGGTTGCTCATAGGGGCATACCCAGTTTTCTGCCATTGTAAAACTGTGGAGGGAAAAATATCACTTTTGAGTTGAATGAGTCAGAAATCACATTAGGAGAAAAAAATACCATTAGAACGTTTCATGTGAATGGAATCAATCCCACCCCGAGtctctcttgtctgtttagactgtaagctcattGTGGTAAGAACTGTCTCTCGAAGTGTATCTACAGCATGTAGCAAGATAACTGCTCCCCAGCACAGCTTCCCAGTCTCCATCCTGCTCCTGCCCAGACGCTTCTCCTCTGTGGCTATGAGCGCtgcccacagcacagcacagcctcCCTCTTTCTGCTCTGGGAGAAAGGGGATCCTTGTTCTTCATGGCAAGTAATTGTATCAGTTGTCAtcaggattctctgcagcttgaggtcttcaaaccacaatttttgaggacttcaataactcagacataggttaggggtttgttatagaagtggatgggtgagattctgtggcctgcattgtgcactgcaggaggtcagactagatgatcataatggtcccttctcaccttaaagtctatgagtatgtGAGGTACAAGCTGATGGGAATTATTAGAGCTGGATTGGGAGCTCTAGGTGGATATTCTGTCCTTCCCCTCTGCGCTCTAATGGGATCCCAGCACTAGAGTGGCCTtttgccctgctgtgttatttatACACGGGAAGGAAGTTGGGTTTTTCTGGTTCTTAACCCACACTGTCCCCTCTGATTGACCTGGTGTGTGGCTTAGCATTTGGCCTTCTTTACGCAGCAGAGAAGTAGTCATGGTTATAATATGTTTTGCTACAAATAATAAACAcaaagagccagattctcagctggtgtaaatgggcattgctccattgaaatcaatgcagcCTTCAGGTGCTCCGGCATTGCCTTTGAGAGGAGCTGACTCATAGCCATGAAGAGTCCCTCtgaaatgaatgattgtttttaTGTTATCAGGTGTGTTCAACACCCAGGTGCTGACATTTGTTTCTGACCTGTACTCTGTACTTAGATTCCTCCTTCCATCACCCTCTTCCAGCTACTGAAGAGGGTGAGAATCAGGTGAGGAAGTATAAAAATAAACTTGCTGCAGGTTTCACTCTACAGTTGTAGTGGGTGCCTCCGAGCCTAGCAACTTATGTACCATAAATGTTCTTGTGGCAAGACACAAATCTCCACCAACAGCATCTGCAGCACTATCTGCTGCATGCCAGGCTGGGCTGTTGTGTGTGCACCAGTTGCCACAGCTAGTGGGGGTGAGTGGAGGTGCCAAGGACATTTTCGGAGTACATCCTTACTCAGGTAAAATGCCCATTAGAGTCAAAGAGAGCTGAGTAAAAGAGCACAGGAGGGGCCTTTTCTTGGCTGACTTGTACAACCACCTTGAGCATCGTCAaataactaaactaaactaactaaaAACCCTCTCTAATTTAGAACATGAAATATGACAAGCGATTAGAGTACGCAcctacacagcctgcagcagcgaGTCTCCGCTGCAGACTTGGTCTCACACTACAGCACTAAAAACTGCGGCGCAGATGTTGCAGCTTgagctctgaagcccacccttCTCCCTAGGctgcagagcctgagctccagcttgAACCCTTTGGATATGTCTGCCCAGCAGCTAGACGCTCGTGGCTGGCATGTGCCAGCCGAGAGGCTTGCaggccttgggctgcagggctgtttcattgctgtgaagatttctgggctcgggctggagcccgggctctgggaccctgtgacgTAGGAGGAtcctagagctcaggctccagcccgagcccagaagtctacgcAACAGTGAAACAGCCCGAGTCCCACGAGCCCAAGTCGGCTGGcgcaggccagccatgggtgtctagttgctgtgtagacatacattTAGAGGGCTTTTTTCTCTGCGGGCCTGATCctgtgcccattgaagtcaattacaATGTTCCATTGACTTCTCTAATGCAAAATCAAGTCCTATTGAAGTCTACCGAGCAAATACCCATTTTcaactttaaattaaaaaaaaaaagtcttgatttttttttcctaataggAAAAAAAGAGTGAGAATCAGGTAAGGAAGTAGAAAATAAATAACTAAGGTTTTTGGAAGTTTGCTAGACCTGATGGAGTTCTGAGAGTGGCACTGCAGCACAGAGCAGAATTTAAACACCCAAGGGCTGATCTGGATTTAGGGCACACAAATAATCCCATTGACAGTTATGACTGTTCCAGAGCAAGCTATGTATTGAGTGACCCTCGATAATCCAGTAAAGAGAATAGAATGAACTCCAGCTTCAGATATTAATATGAAAATAATATCCAGTATCAGTGTTTCTAATTACCTcaccaaaaaacccaaccctggAGAAACTGAAATACCATTCACTGCAATGGGAGCAGGATGGATATCTTGTCCTTTAATGAGAAGTTCTGTTAGTGAAGGAATAATCCAGCATGGGATCTATACATGTGCATGTTACTACtgtcttgttttctttttccccAATGGCTGAGTCTAAGCACTGAGTTCCAATTTCTGAGTGTTTGTTAGTTTGCATTATAATATCAATAGGATTACAGAGAgttttttttgtgatttttatcTGATACTAAGGTTTCCCCAAGGTTATGGGTTGAGCTATAAAGTGGAATAAAGTCTGTGTGAGTTGTAGCGTCAGAGATGGAAAGAGCAATTTCTGTTTACTGGTAGTTACTCCAGAGTCAATCGAAATGTGCTTAGGTTTAGAGATTTTTACCAGATTATAGGTCTGATCTTGCAGACGCTTACTCATACACCTTTGCTCTTGCAGGCTGT encodes the following:
- the CD40LG gene encoding CD40 ligand isoform X2, whose product is MFVLSRKKIKLFSGALLAQTIGTVLFCLYLHMKLDKLEQELSLQEDYLFLRRIQKCRKPEGAGSSLLDCKEIINRFQDLLVKDTEVSKDDAKFEMQKDDRQQPISAHLMGFKNSTKKISVLQWQKTGYAPMSNLISYKGGKLKVEKEGLYYIYSQVSFCTKTAPGAPFTVFIYLNLPSESDRLLLKGQDTHSSSSVYCALQSTHLGGVFELRKGDVVFVNVTDSTQVNYDHGNTYFGMFKLY
- the CD40LG gene encoding CD40 ligand isoform X3; its protein translation is MKLDKLEQELSLQEDYLFLRRIQKCRKPEGAGSSLLDCKEIINRFQDLLVKDTEVSKDDAKFEMQKDDRQQPISAHLMGFKNSTKKISVLQWQKTGYAPMSNLISYKGGKLKVEKEGLYYIYSQVSFCTKTAPGAPFTVFIYLNLPSESDRLLLKGQDTHSSSSVYCALQSTHLGGVFELRKGDVVFVNVTDSTQVNYDHGNTYFGMFKLY